The Faecalibacterium prausnitzii genome includes a window with the following:
- a CDS encoding YhbY family RNA-binding protein, with translation MLTSKQRAILRGKANTMDPVFIVGKGEIDETMIQGVKDCLDARELIKLKVLESSMYNAREASVKLAEATGADCVQVIGSKFVLYLQKKKDSAYADLLK, from the coding sequence ATGCTGACGAGCAAACAGCGCGCGATCCTGCGCGGCAAGGCAAACACCATGGACCCCGTTTTCATTGTGGGCAAGGGCGAGATCGACGAGACCATGATCCAGGGCGTGAAGGACTGCCTCGACGCCCGCGAACTCATTAAGCTGAAGGTGCTGGAAAGCAGCATGTACAATGCCCGCGAGGCTTCCGTCAAGCTGGCCGAGGCCACCGGCGCAGACTGCGTGCAGGTCATCGGCTCCAAGTTCGTGCTCTATCTGCAAAAGAAGAAGGACAGCGCCTACGCTGACCTGCTGAAATGA
- the rdgB gene encoding RdgB/HAM1 family non-canonical purine NTP pyrophosphatase, with protein sequence MKICAATGNAGKLRELRRILEAQGHEVVSQKELGITIEPDETGTTFAENALIKAETICKASGLPTIADDSGLCVDALNGAPGVYSARYCGRHGDDEANNDKLLEAMKDIPAGQRGAKFVAAVCFILPDGRHLTCVGECPGSVAFARLAGDYGFGYDPLFIPTDCGVGKTGRRPNTEGRSYAQLTPDEKDAISHRGNALAEMEQKLPGFLAER encoded by the coding sequence ATGAAAATTTGTGCAGCGACCGGCAACGCCGGAAAGCTCCGCGAACTGCGGCGCATCCTCGAAGCCCAGGGCCACGAAGTGGTCAGCCAGAAAGAGCTGGGCATCACCATCGAGCCGGACGAGACCGGCACCACCTTTGCAGAAAATGCCCTCATCAAGGCCGAGACCATCTGCAAGGCCAGCGGCCTGCCCACCATCGCCGATGACTCCGGCCTGTGCGTGGATGCACTGAACGGTGCCCCCGGCGTCTACAGCGCCCGCTACTGCGGCCGCCACGGCGACGACGAGGCCAACAACGATAAACTGCTGGAAGCGATGAAGGACATCCCGGCGGGGCAGCGCGGCGCAAAGTTCGTGGCGGCGGTCTGCTTCATCCTGCCCGATGGCCGGCACCTGACCTGCGTGGGCGAGTGCCCCGGCAGCGTGGCATTTGCGCGGCTGGCAGGGGACTACGGCTTCGGCTACGACCCGCTGTTCATCCCCACCGACTGCGGCGTGGGCAAAACGGGCAGACGCCCCAACACCGAGGGCCGCAGCTATGCGCAGCTGACCCCCGACGAAAAGGACGCCATCAGCCACCGCGGCAACGCGCTGGCCGAGATGGAACAGAAACTGCCGGGATTTCTGGCAGAACGATGA
- the ftsY gene encoding signal recognition particle-docking protein FtsY, translating into MGLFGFGKKEKDKMKDGLEKTRTGFWGNILNTLTGSKIDDDLYDELEEQLILADVGGEVAIKLVDKLRDRVNEKGLKTGEQAADELRELIADEMRPEAEMQLDGHPAVILVIGVNGVGKTTSIAKLADYYTRQGRRVMLAAGDTFRAAASEQLEIWADRAGVPLVKAGEGADPAAVIFDTVKSATARGYDMVIADTAGRLHNKANLMGELAKISRSVKKAAPDASLETLLVLDAITGQNAISQAKEFCKAASATGIILTKLDGTAKGGCVVAVKQRLGLPVRFIGVGEGIDDLIPFTPEGFVEELIPRTGWKH; encoded by the coding sequence ATGGGACTTTTTGGATTTGGTAAAAAAGAAAAAGACAAGATGAAAGACGGCCTCGAAAAGACCCGCACGGGCTTTTGGGGCAATATCCTGAACACACTCACCGGCAGCAAGATCGACGATGACCTTTACGATGAGCTGGAAGAACAGCTCATCCTGGCCGATGTCGGCGGCGAAGTGGCCATCAAACTGGTGGACAAGCTCCGCGACCGCGTGAACGAAAAGGGCCTGAAGACCGGTGAGCAGGCGGCGGACGAGCTGCGCGAGCTCATCGCGGACGAGATGCGCCCTGAAGCAGAGATGCAGCTGGACGGCCACCCCGCCGTCATCCTGGTCATCGGCGTCAACGGCGTGGGCAAGACCACGAGCATCGCAAAGCTGGCCGACTATTACACCCGTCAGGGCCGCAGGGTCATGCTGGCCGCAGGCGACACCTTCCGTGCCGCCGCCAGCGAGCAGCTGGAGATCTGGGCCGACCGCGCCGGGGTCCCGCTGGTCAAGGCCGGTGAGGGAGCCGACCCCGCCGCCGTCATTTTTGACACGGTGAAGTCTGCCACCGCCCGCGGCTATGACATGGTCATTGCCGACACCGCCGGGCGCCTGCACAACAAGGCGAACCTGATGGGCGAGCTGGCCAAGATCAGCCGCAGCGTCAAAAAAGCGGCCCCAGATGCCAGCCTGGAGACCCTGCTGGTGCTGGATGCCATCACGGGCCAGAACGCCATCAGCCAGGCCAAAGAGTTCTGCAAGGCGGCCAGCGCCACCGGCATCATCCTGACCAAGCTCGACGGCACCGCCAAGGGCGGCTGCGTCGTGGCGGTCAAGCAGCGGCTCGGCCTGCCGGTGCGGTTCATCGGCGTGGGCGAGGGCATCGACGACCTCATTCCCTTCACCCCGGAAGGCTTTGTGGAGGAGCTCATCCCCCGCACCGGCTGGAAGCACTGA